In the Acidobacteriota bacterium genome, one interval contains:
- a CDS encoding fatty acid desaturase yields MQNEATFQHHQNPINWPMTLFMALFHVGAIAALFDFSWLALGVAVFMWWFAGSLGIGIGYHRLLTHRGFKTSKPVEYFLTLCGALALQGGPIPWCANHRIHHANTEREADPHSPRHGFWWAHMGWITNGVSDHNQIQIHARTVPDLYKDRFHQWISRWNYVPQVFLAALLYWLGGWQFVLWGVCVRVVFSWHATCLVNSAAHVWGRRRFDTGDDSRNNLWVALMTFGEGWHNNHHAHPAAARHGLAWYELDINWYGIWTLEKLSLVEKVRLAKLPKKPTHPEEKCETLPSPIIAKTQ; encoded by the coding sequence ATGCAAAACGAAGCAACATTTCAGCACCACCAAAATCCGATCAACTGGCCGATGACTTTGTTTATGGCCTTGTTTCATGTAGGTGCGATTGCGGCGCTGTTTGATTTCAGTTGGCTGGCCTTGGGCGTCGCCGTTTTCATGTGGTGGTTTGCGGGCAGCCTGGGCATCGGCATCGGTTACCACCGTTTGCTGACGCATCGAGGCTTCAAAACGTCAAAACCGGTCGAATACTTTCTGACTCTGTGCGGCGCACTGGCTCTGCAAGGAGGTCCGATTCCCTGGTGCGCCAACCATCGCATTCATCACGCCAACACCGAACGCGAAGCCGATCCGCATTCGCCGCGACACGGATTCTGGTGGGCGCACATGGGTTGGATTACCAATGGCGTTTCCGACCATAACCAGATTCAAATCCATGCCCGCACCGTGCCGGATTTGTACAAAGATCGCTTTCATCAATGGATTTCGCGCTGGAATTATGTTCCACAAGTTTTCCTGGCGGCTCTTTTGTATTGGCTGGGCGGATGGCAATTCGTGTTGTGGGGCGTTTGCGTGCGCGTGGTGTTTTCCTGGCATGCCACGTGTTTGGTCAATTCGGCGGCGCACGTGTGGGGACGCCGCCGCTTCGACACGGGCGACGATTCGCGCAATAACTTGTGGGTGGCCTTGATGACTTTCGGCGAAGGCTGGCACAACAACCATCACGCGCATCCGGCAGCGGCGCGGCACGGGCTGGCCTGGTACGAACTCGACATTAACTGGTACGGCATCTGGACGCTCGAAAAACTCAGCTTGGTTGAGAAAGTCCGCCTCGCCAAGCTGCCAAAGA